A genomic region of Sander lucioperca isolate FBNREF2018 chromosome 6, SLUC_FBN_1.2, whole genome shotgun sequence contains the following coding sequences:
- the LOC116035331 gene encoding tubulin monoglycylase TTLL3-like isoform X1 has protein sequence MRADVNMEATRSKQSVQLLHQTTDRRCTPCPDSGETGGSSKDQKVTAVVQQCNQDECKSLQTSTPPEGKVRRSFVSLPALNPERVRTAKALADKAVKMHKVFYVQGPYPVIRAALRSRGWVEQRVHPPNHHAHQRHSDEGRASSNDAGDSDDDDGDLDESVIVSEMLFLILLGVDIYLYPIINVHCSFFSDNSDSVEKEQDPDGLYDLMSRLVRNEMVYFYWTNRRDAINNNSLQKEQITNHFAKAGSFTTKVGLCVNLRNLHWFDSADPDTFFPRCYRLGAEDEKHAFIEDYKRTACTSFLKYIVEREQGVQGEGTSHNIRAERKLNKRRSKPVVLSKMINSALKVCHEFLESLQHNDIDINLETPQTLTKEEWAEFINSYYLVVHGGAEIENSDHFVTCCKAMLQRLVEVSPQLHIDGIHNIWIIKPGAKSRGRGIKCTRRLDQILRLVDSDPTLIKESKWVVQKYLERPLLIYGTKFDVRQWFLVTDWNPLTVWFYKKCYLRFSTQPYTLDTLDSSVHLCNNSIQKHLRPSQQRHRGIPADNMWSDDQFRTFLSSQGQEAQWQTVVVPGMKKALIHALQTTQDLMESRKNTFELYGADFMFGHDLRPWLLELNASPTMAPSTPVTARLCTAVQEDTLRVVLDWRADRTANTGDFQLIYRQAAVDVPQYVGVNLLVEGFKVKCPCPLPPLRSSNRSAPKRRRPVKEKEPAGEKVKPLPKMLLKSAETQLKNISSGVLPPPSLPSEPPGPFPIETFTIHLPMTVKSIHLPISGQSHPVLLWKRRPEVSKVCSEKDQRCPIEKHQGPSLSLEINVPKQSRQATTSTLSA, from the exons ATGAGAGCTGATGTTAATATGGAGGCCACCAGGTCCAAACAGTCTGTCCAGCTGTTACACCAGACTACTGATAGACGCTGCACACCATGCCCAGACAGTG GGGAAACAGGAGGCTCATCCAAGGATCAGAAGGTCACAGCTGTGGTCCAGCAATGCAACCAAGATGAATGCAAAAGCCTGCAAACAA GTACACCTCCTGAGGGCAAAGTTCGCCGCAGTTTTGTCAGCTTACCTGCTCTTAACCCAGAGAGAGTGAGGACAGCCAAAGCTCTTGCGGACAAAGCTGTCAAG ATGCATAAGGTATTCTATGTCCAGGGCCCTTACCCTGTCATCAGGGCAGCATTGAGGTCGAGAGGCTGGGTGGAGCAGCGTGTGCACCCCCCAAACCACCATGCTCACCAGCGCCACAGCGATGAGGGCAGAGCCAGCTCTAATGATGCTGGTGACAGTGATGACGATGACGGTGATCTAGATGAAAGTGTGATTGTTTCAGAAATGCTATTCCTAATATTACTGGGTGTGGATATCTATCTATATCCCATCATTAATGTACATTGCTCCTTTTTCTCAGACAACTCAGACAGTGTCGAGAAAGAGCAGGATCCAGATGGACTATATGATCTCATG TCTCGCCTGGTGCGGAATGAAATGGTTTATTTCTATTGGACAAACCGTAGAGACGCCATCAACAACAACAGCTTGCAAAAAGAACAGATCACCAATCATTTTGCAAAAGCAGGCAGCTTCACCACCAAG GTGGGGTTGTGTGTGAACCTGAGGAACCTGCACTGGTTTGACTCAGCTGACCCAGACACCTTCTTCCCTCGCTGTTACAGActaggagcagaggatgagaaGCACGCTTTCATTG AGGACTACAAGAGGACAGCCTGCACCAGTTTTTTGAAGTACATTGTGGAGAGGGAGCAGGGTGTTCAGGGAGAGGGAACGAGCCACAACATTCGGGCTGAGAGGAAACTAAACAAACGGCGATCTAAACCAGTGGTCCTTTCCAAAATGATTAACAGCGCACTCAAAGTGTGCCACGAGTTTCTCGAGAGTCTGCAGCATAATGACATAGACATAAACTTGGAGACACCACAAACACTTACAAAGGAGGAGTGGGCAGAGTTTATCAACAGTTACTATCTTGTTGTCCA TGGAGGAGCAGAGATCGAGAACAGTGATCATTTTGTGACCTGCTGCAAAGCCATGCTACAGAGGCTGGTGGAGGTCAGTCCACAGCTGCACATAGACGGCATACACAACATCTGGATCATCAAACCTGGAGCTAAGTCCAGGGGCAGAG GTATCAAATGCACCAGGCGTCTGGATCAGATCCTCAGGCTGGTGGACAGTGATCCAACCCTAATCAAAGAAAGCAAGTGGGTGGTGCAGAAGTACCTGGAGCGCCCCTTGCTGATCTATGGCACCAAATTTGACGTGCGCCAGTGGTTCCTGGTCACCGACTGGAACCCCCTGACTGTGTGGTTCTATAAAAAGTGCTATTTGCGCTTCTCTACGCAGCCTTACACGCTAGATACGCTGGATAG ctctgtcCACCTGTGCAATAACTCCATCCAGAAGCACCTGAGACCCTCCCAACAGCGTCATCGTGGTATCCCAGCTGACAATATGTGGTCGGATGACCAGTTCAGGACCTTTCTGTCCAGCCAGGGCCAGGAAGCTCAGTGGCAGACAGTGGTAGTCCCCGGGATGAAGAAGGCTTTGATCCACGCATTACAGACAACACAGGATCTGATGGAGTCAcgcaaaaacacatttgagcTCTACGGTGCTGACTTTATGTTCG GTCATGACCTGCGTCCATGGCTGTTAGAACTCAATGCCAGTCCCACTATGGCTCCCTCCACGCCTGTGACAGCCCGCCTCTGTACTGCTGTGCAGGAAGACACATTACGAGTCGTCCTGGACTGGCGAGCAGACCGCACTGCAAACACTGGAGACTTTCAGCTCATATATAGACAG GCAGCAGTTGACGTGCCACAGTATGTAGGAGTCAACCTACTTGTTGAGGGCTTCAAGGTCAAGTGCCCCTGCCCACTTCCTCCACTGAGGTCCTCCAACCGTTCGGCACCGAAACGCCGCCGTCCTGTCAAAGAGAAGGAACCTGCAGGAGAAAAAGTAAAGCCTCTGCCTAAGATGTTGTTGAAGAGTGCAGAGACTCAGCTCAAAAACATCAGCAGTGGGGTTCTGCcacctccttctcttccttctgaGCCGCCTGGACCCTTCCCTATTGAAACCTTCACAATTCACCTGCCAATGACTGTGAAGTCCATCCACCTGCCGATTAGTGGCCAGTCTCACCCTGTACTTTTGTGGAAGAGGAGACCAGAAGTATCAAAAGTCTGCTCAGAGAAAGACCAACGCTGTCCCATAGAGAAGCACCAAGGCCCTTCTTTGTCTTTGGAGATTAATGTTCCAAAACAGTCCAGACAAGCAACCACCAGCACCTTGAGTGCCTAA
- the LOC116035331 gene encoding tubulin monoglycylase TTLL3-like isoform X4, whose translation MRADVNMEATRSKQSVQLLHQTTDRRCTPCPDSGETGGSSKDQKVTAVVQQCNQDECKSLQTSTPPEGKVRRSFVSLPALNPERVRTAKALADKAVKMHKVFYVQGPYPVIRAALRSRGWVEQRVHPPNHHAHQRHSDEGRASSNDAGDSDDDDDSVEKEQDPDGLYDLMSRLVRNEMVYFYWTNRRDAINNNSLQKEQITNHFAKAGSFTTKVGLCVNLRNLHWFDSADPDTFFPRCYRLGAEDEKHAFIEDYKRTACTSFLKYIVEREQGVQGEGTSHNIRAERKLNKRRSKPVVLSKMINSALKVCHEFLESLQHNDIDINLETPQTLTKEEWAEFINSYYLVVHGGAEIENSDHFVTCCKAMLQRLVEVSPQLHIDGIHNIWIIKPGAKSRGRGIKCTRRLDQILRLVDSDPTLIKESKWVVQKYLERPLLIYGTKFDVRQWFLVTDWNPLTVWFYKKCYLRFSTQPYTLDTLDSSVHLCNNSIQKHLRPSQQRHRGIPADNMWSDDQFRTFLSSQGQEAQWQTVVVPGMKKALIHALQTTQDLMESRKNTFELYGADFMFGHDLRPWLLELNASPTMAPSTPVTARLCTAVQEDTLRVVLDWRADRTANTGDFQLIYRQAAVDVPQYVGVNLLVEGFKVKCPCPLPPLRSSNRSAPKRRRPVKEKEPAGEKVKPLPKMLLKSAETQLKNISSGVLPPPSLPSEPPGPFPIETFTIHLPMTVKSIHLPISGQSHPVLLWKRRPEVSKVCSEKDQRCPIEKHQGPSLSLEINVPKQSRQATTSTLSA comes from the exons ATGAGAGCTGATGTTAATATGGAGGCCACCAGGTCCAAACAGTCTGTCCAGCTGTTACACCAGACTACTGATAGACGCTGCACACCATGCCCAGACAGTG GGGAAACAGGAGGCTCATCCAAGGATCAGAAGGTCACAGCTGTGGTCCAGCAATGCAACCAAGATGAATGCAAAAGCCTGCAAACAA GTACACCTCCTGAGGGCAAAGTTCGCCGCAGTTTTGTCAGCTTACCTGCTCTTAACCCAGAGAGAGTGAGGACAGCCAAAGCTCTTGCGGACAAAGCTGTCAAG ATGCATAAGGTATTCTATGTCCAGGGCCCTTACCCTGTCATCAGGGCAGCATTGAGGTCGAGAGGCTGGGTGGAGCAGCGTGTGCACCCCCCAAACCACCATGCTCACCAGCGCCACAGCGATGAGGGCAGAGCCAGCTCTAATGATGCTGGTGACAGTGATGACGATGACG ACAGTGTCGAGAAAGAGCAGGATCCAGATGGACTATATGATCTCATG TCTCGCCTGGTGCGGAATGAAATGGTTTATTTCTATTGGACAAACCGTAGAGACGCCATCAACAACAACAGCTTGCAAAAAGAACAGATCACCAATCATTTTGCAAAAGCAGGCAGCTTCACCACCAAG GTGGGGTTGTGTGTGAACCTGAGGAACCTGCACTGGTTTGACTCAGCTGACCCAGACACCTTCTTCCCTCGCTGTTACAGActaggagcagaggatgagaaGCACGCTTTCATTG AGGACTACAAGAGGACAGCCTGCACCAGTTTTTTGAAGTACATTGTGGAGAGGGAGCAGGGTGTTCAGGGAGAGGGAACGAGCCACAACATTCGGGCTGAGAGGAAACTAAACAAACGGCGATCTAAACCAGTGGTCCTTTCCAAAATGATTAACAGCGCACTCAAAGTGTGCCACGAGTTTCTCGAGAGTCTGCAGCATAATGACATAGACATAAACTTGGAGACACCACAAACACTTACAAAGGAGGAGTGGGCAGAGTTTATCAACAGTTACTATCTTGTTGTCCA TGGAGGAGCAGAGATCGAGAACAGTGATCATTTTGTGACCTGCTGCAAAGCCATGCTACAGAGGCTGGTGGAGGTCAGTCCACAGCTGCACATAGACGGCATACACAACATCTGGATCATCAAACCTGGAGCTAAGTCCAGGGGCAGAG GTATCAAATGCACCAGGCGTCTGGATCAGATCCTCAGGCTGGTGGACAGTGATCCAACCCTAATCAAAGAAAGCAAGTGGGTGGTGCAGAAGTACCTGGAGCGCCCCTTGCTGATCTATGGCACCAAATTTGACGTGCGCCAGTGGTTCCTGGTCACCGACTGGAACCCCCTGACTGTGTGGTTCTATAAAAAGTGCTATTTGCGCTTCTCTACGCAGCCTTACACGCTAGATACGCTGGATAG ctctgtcCACCTGTGCAATAACTCCATCCAGAAGCACCTGAGACCCTCCCAACAGCGTCATCGTGGTATCCCAGCTGACAATATGTGGTCGGATGACCAGTTCAGGACCTTTCTGTCCAGCCAGGGCCAGGAAGCTCAGTGGCAGACAGTGGTAGTCCCCGGGATGAAGAAGGCTTTGATCCACGCATTACAGACAACACAGGATCTGATGGAGTCAcgcaaaaacacatttgagcTCTACGGTGCTGACTTTATGTTCG GTCATGACCTGCGTCCATGGCTGTTAGAACTCAATGCCAGTCCCACTATGGCTCCCTCCACGCCTGTGACAGCCCGCCTCTGTACTGCTGTGCAGGAAGACACATTACGAGTCGTCCTGGACTGGCGAGCAGACCGCACTGCAAACACTGGAGACTTTCAGCTCATATATAGACAG GCAGCAGTTGACGTGCCACAGTATGTAGGAGTCAACCTACTTGTTGAGGGCTTCAAGGTCAAGTGCCCCTGCCCACTTCCTCCACTGAGGTCCTCCAACCGTTCGGCACCGAAACGCCGCCGTCCTGTCAAAGAGAAGGAACCTGCAGGAGAAAAAGTAAAGCCTCTGCCTAAGATGTTGTTGAAGAGTGCAGAGACTCAGCTCAAAAACATCAGCAGTGGGGTTCTGCcacctccttctcttccttctgaGCCGCCTGGACCCTTCCCTATTGAAACCTTCACAATTCACCTGCCAATGACTGTGAAGTCCATCCACCTGCCGATTAGTGGCCAGTCTCACCCTGTACTTTTGTGGAAGAGGAGACCAGAAGTATCAAAAGTCTGCTCAGAGAAAGACCAACGCTGTCCCATAGAGAAGCACCAAGGCCCTTCTTTGTCTTTGGAGATTAATGTTCCAAAACAGTCCAGACAAGCAACCACCAGCACCTTGAGTGCCTAA
- the LOC116035331 gene encoding tubulin monoglycylase TTLL3-like isoform X3, with amino-acid sequence MRADVNMEATRSKQSVQLLHQTTDRRCTPCPDSGETGGSSKDQKVTAVVQQCNQDECKSLQTSTPPEGKVRRSFVSLPALNPERVRTAKALADKAVKMHKVFYVQGPYPVIRAALRSRGWVEQRVHPPNHHAHQRHSDEGRASSNDAGDSDDDDDNSDSVEKEQDPDGLYDLMSRLVRNEMVYFYWTNRRDAINNNSLQKEQITNHFAKAGSFTTKVGLCVNLRNLHWFDSADPDTFFPRCYRLGAEDEKHAFIEDYKRTACTSFLKYIVEREQGVQGEGTSHNIRAERKLNKRRSKPVVLSKMINSALKVCHEFLESLQHNDIDINLETPQTLTKEEWAEFINSYYLVVHGGAEIENSDHFVTCCKAMLQRLVEVSPQLHIDGIHNIWIIKPGAKSRGRGIKCTRRLDQILRLVDSDPTLIKESKWVVQKYLERPLLIYGTKFDVRQWFLVTDWNPLTVWFYKKCYLRFSTQPYTLDTLDSSVHLCNNSIQKHLRPSQQRHRGIPADNMWSDDQFRTFLSSQGQEAQWQTVVVPGMKKALIHALQTTQDLMESRKNTFELYGADFMFGHDLRPWLLELNASPTMAPSTPVTARLCTAVQEDTLRVVLDWRADRTANTGDFQLIYRQAAVDVPQYVGVNLLVEGFKVKCPCPLPPLRSSNRSAPKRRRPVKEKEPAGEKVKPLPKMLLKSAETQLKNISSGVLPPPSLPSEPPGPFPIETFTIHLPMTVKSIHLPISGQSHPVLLWKRRPEVSKVCSEKDQRCPIEKHQGPSLSLEINVPKQSRQATTSTLSA; translated from the exons ATGAGAGCTGATGTTAATATGGAGGCCACCAGGTCCAAACAGTCTGTCCAGCTGTTACACCAGACTACTGATAGACGCTGCACACCATGCCCAGACAGTG GGGAAACAGGAGGCTCATCCAAGGATCAGAAGGTCACAGCTGTGGTCCAGCAATGCAACCAAGATGAATGCAAAAGCCTGCAAACAA GTACACCTCCTGAGGGCAAAGTTCGCCGCAGTTTTGTCAGCTTACCTGCTCTTAACCCAGAGAGAGTGAGGACAGCCAAAGCTCTTGCGGACAAAGCTGTCAAG ATGCATAAGGTATTCTATGTCCAGGGCCCTTACCCTGTCATCAGGGCAGCATTGAGGTCGAGAGGCTGGGTGGAGCAGCGTGTGCACCCCCCAAACCACCATGCTCACCAGCGCCACAGCGATGAGGGCAGAGCCAGCTCTAATGATGCTGGTGACAGTGATGACGATGACG ACAACTCAGACAGTGTCGAGAAAGAGCAGGATCCAGATGGACTATATGATCTCATG TCTCGCCTGGTGCGGAATGAAATGGTTTATTTCTATTGGACAAACCGTAGAGACGCCATCAACAACAACAGCTTGCAAAAAGAACAGATCACCAATCATTTTGCAAAAGCAGGCAGCTTCACCACCAAG GTGGGGTTGTGTGTGAACCTGAGGAACCTGCACTGGTTTGACTCAGCTGACCCAGACACCTTCTTCCCTCGCTGTTACAGActaggagcagaggatgagaaGCACGCTTTCATTG AGGACTACAAGAGGACAGCCTGCACCAGTTTTTTGAAGTACATTGTGGAGAGGGAGCAGGGTGTTCAGGGAGAGGGAACGAGCCACAACATTCGGGCTGAGAGGAAACTAAACAAACGGCGATCTAAACCAGTGGTCCTTTCCAAAATGATTAACAGCGCACTCAAAGTGTGCCACGAGTTTCTCGAGAGTCTGCAGCATAATGACATAGACATAAACTTGGAGACACCACAAACACTTACAAAGGAGGAGTGGGCAGAGTTTATCAACAGTTACTATCTTGTTGTCCA TGGAGGAGCAGAGATCGAGAACAGTGATCATTTTGTGACCTGCTGCAAAGCCATGCTACAGAGGCTGGTGGAGGTCAGTCCACAGCTGCACATAGACGGCATACACAACATCTGGATCATCAAACCTGGAGCTAAGTCCAGGGGCAGAG GTATCAAATGCACCAGGCGTCTGGATCAGATCCTCAGGCTGGTGGACAGTGATCCAACCCTAATCAAAGAAAGCAAGTGGGTGGTGCAGAAGTACCTGGAGCGCCCCTTGCTGATCTATGGCACCAAATTTGACGTGCGCCAGTGGTTCCTGGTCACCGACTGGAACCCCCTGACTGTGTGGTTCTATAAAAAGTGCTATTTGCGCTTCTCTACGCAGCCTTACACGCTAGATACGCTGGATAG ctctgtcCACCTGTGCAATAACTCCATCCAGAAGCACCTGAGACCCTCCCAACAGCGTCATCGTGGTATCCCAGCTGACAATATGTGGTCGGATGACCAGTTCAGGACCTTTCTGTCCAGCCAGGGCCAGGAAGCTCAGTGGCAGACAGTGGTAGTCCCCGGGATGAAGAAGGCTTTGATCCACGCATTACAGACAACACAGGATCTGATGGAGTCAcgcaaaaacacatttgagcTCTACGGTGCTGACTTTATGTTCG GTCATGACCTGCGTCCATGGCTGTTAGAACTCAATGCCAGTCCCACTATGGCTCCCTCCACGCCTGTGACAGCCCGCCTCTGTACTGCTGTGCAGGAAGACACATTACGAGTCGTCCTGGACTGGCGAGCAGACCGCACTGCAAACACTGGAGACTTTCAGCTCATATATAGACAG GCAGCAGTTGACGTGCCACAGTATGTAGGAGTCAACCTACTTGTTGAGGGCTTCAAGGTCAAGTGCCCCTGCCCACTTCCTCCACTGAGGTCCTCCAACCGTTCGGCACCGAAACGCCGCCGTCCTGTCAAAGAGAAGGAACCTGCAGGAGAAAAAGTAAAGCCTCTGCCTAAGATGTTGTTGAAGAGTGCAGAGACTCAGCTCAAAAACATCAGCAGTGGGGTTCTGCcacctccttctcttccttctgaGCCGCCTGGACCCTTCCCTATTGAAACCTTCACAATTCACCTGCCAATGACTGTGAAGTCCATCCACCTGCCGATTAGTGGCCAGTCTCACCCTGTACTTTTGTGGAAGAGGAGACCAGAAGTATCAAAAGTCTGCTCAGAGAAAGACCAACGCTGTCCCATAGAGAAGCACCAAGGCCCTTCTTTGTCTTTGGAGATTAATGTTCCAAAACAGTCCAGACAAGCAACCACCAGCACCTTGAGTGCCTAA
- the LOC116035331 gene encoding tubulin monoglycylase TTLL3-like isoform X2, whose amino-acid sequence MRADVNMEATRSKQSVQLLHQTTDRRCTPCPDSGETGGSSKDQKVTAVVQQCNQDECKSLQTSTPPEGKVRRSFVSLPALNPERVRTAKALADKAVKMHKVFYVQGPYPVIRAALRSRGWVEQRVHPPNHHAHQRHSDEGRASSNDAGDSDDDDGDLDENNSDSVEKEQDPDGLYDLMSRLVRNEMVYFYWTNRRDAINNNSLQKEQITNHFAKAGSFTTKVGLCVNLRNLHWFDSADPDTFFPRCYRLGAEDEKHAFIEDYKRTACTSFLKYIVEREQGVQGEGTSHNIRAERKLNKRRSKPVVLSKMINSALKVCHEFLESLQHNDIDINLETPQTLTKEEWAEFINSYYLVVHGGAEIENSDHFVTCCKAMLQRLVEVSPQLHIDGIHNIWIIKPGAKSRGRGIKCTRRLDQILRLVDSDPTLIKESKWVVQKYLERPLLIYGTKFDVRQWFLVTDWNPLTVWFYKKCYLRFSTQPYTLDTLDSSVHLCNNSIQKHLRPSQQRHRGIPADNMWSDDQFRTFLSSQGQEAQWQTVVVPGMKKALIHALQTTQDLMESRKNTFELYGADFMFGHDLRPWLLELNASPTMAPSTPVTARLCTAVQEDTLRVVLDWRADRTANTGDFQLIYRQAAVDVPQYVGVNLLVEGFKVKCPCPLPPLRSSNRSAPKRRRPVKEKEPAGEKVKPLPKMLLKSAETQLKNISSGVLPPPSLPSEPPGPFPIETFTIHLPMTVKSIHLPISGQSHPVLLWKRRPEVSKVCSEKDQRCPIEKHQGPSLSLEINVPKQSRQATTSTLSA is encoded by the exons ATGAGAGCTGATGTTAATATGGAGGCCACCAGGTCCAAACAGTCTGTCCAGCTGTTACACCAGACTACTGATAGACGCTGCACACCATGCCCAGACAGTG GGGAAACAGGAGGCTCATCCAAGGATCAGAAGGTCACAGCTGTGGTCCAGCAATGCAACCAAGATGAATGCAAAAGCCTGCAAACAA GTACACCTCCTGAGGGCAAAGTTCGCCGCAGTTTTGTCAGCTTACCTGCTCTTAACCCAGAGAGAGTGAGGACAGCCAAAGCTCTTGCGGACAAAGCTGTCAAG ATGCATAAGGTATTCTATGTCCAGGGCCCTTACCCTGTCATCAGGGCAGCATTGAGGTCGAGAGGCTGGGTGGAGCAGCGTGTGCACCCCCCAAACCACCATGCTCACCAGCGCCACAGCGATGAGGGCAGAGCCAGCTCTAATGATGCTGGTGACAGTGATGACGATGACGGTGATCTAGATGAAA ACAACTCAGACAGTGTCGAGAAAGAGCAGGATCCAGATGGACTATATGATCTCATG TCTCGCCTGGTGCGGAATGAAATGGTTTATTTCTATTGGACAAACCGTAGAGACGCCATCAACAACAACAGCTTGCAAAAAGAACAGATCACCAATCATTTTGCAAAAGCAGGCAGCTTCACCACCAAG GTGGGGTTGTGTGTGAACCTGAGGAACCTGCACTGGTTTGACTCAGCTGACCCAGACACCTTCTTCCCTCGCTGTTACAGActaggagcagaggatgagaaGCACGCTTTCATTG AGGACTACAAGAGGACAGCCTGCACCAGTTTTTTGAAGTACATTGTGGAGAGGGAGCAGGGTGTTCAGGGAGAGGGAACGAGCCACAACATTCGGGCTGAGAGGAAACTAAACAAACGGCGATCTAAACCAGTGGTCCTTTCCAAAATGATTAACAGCGCACTCAAAGTGTGCCACGAGTTTCTCGAGAGTCTGCAGCATAATGACATAGACATAAACTTGGAGACACCACAAACACTTACAAAGGAGGAGTGGGCAGAGTTTATCAACAGTTACTATCTTGTTGTCCA TGGAGGAGCAGAGATCGAGAACAGTGATCATTTTGTGACCTGCTGCAAAGCCATGCTACAGAGGCTGGTGGAGGTCAGTCCACAGCTGCACATAGACGGCATACACAACATCTGGATCATCAAACCTGGAGCTAAGTCCAGGGGCAGAG GTATCAAATGCACCAGGCGTCTGGATCAGATCCTCAGGCTGGTGGACAGTGATCCAACCCTAATCAAAGAAAGCAAGTGGGTGGTGCAGAAGTACCTGGAGCGCCCCTTGCTGATCTATGGCACCAAATTTGACGTGCGCCAGTGGTTCCTGGTCACCGACTGGAACCCCCTGACTGTGTGGTTCTATAAAAAGTGCTATTTGCGCTTCTCTACGCAGCCTTACACGCTAGATACGCTGGATAG ctctgtcCACCTGTGCAATAACTCCATCCAGAAGCACCTGAGACCCTCCCAACAGCGTCATCGTGGTATCCCAGCTGACAATATGTGGTCGGATGACCAGTTCAGGACCTTTCTGTCCAGCCAGGGCCAGGAAGCTCAGTGGCAGACAGTGGTAGTCCCCGGGATGAAGAAGGCTTTGATCCACGCATTACAGACAACACAGGATCTGATGGAGTCAcgcaaaaacacatttgagcTCTACGGTGCTGACTTTATGTTCG GTCATGACCTGCGTCCATGGCTGTTAGAACTCAATGCCAGTCCCACTATGGCTCCCTCCACGCCTGTGACAGCCCGCCTCTGTACTGCTGTGCAGGAAGACACATTACGAGTCGTCCTGGACTGGCGAGCAGACCGCACTGCAAACACTGGAGACTTTCAGCTCATATATAGACAG GCAGCAGTTGACGTGCCACAGTATGTAGGAGTCAACCTACTTGTTGAGGGCTTCAAGGTCAAGTGCCCCTGCCCACTTCCTCCACTGAGGTCCTCCAACCGTTCGGCACCGAAACGCCGCCGTCCTGTCAAAGAGAAGGAACCTGCAGGAGAAAAAGTAAAGCCTCTGCCTAAGATGTTGTTGAAGAGTGCAGAGACTCAGCTCAAAAACATCAGCAGTGGGGTTCTGCcacctccttctcttccttctgaGCCGCCTGGACCCTTCCCTATTGAAACCTTCACAATTCACCTGCCAATGACTGTGAAGTCCATCCACCTGCCGATTAGTGGCCAGTCTCACCCTGTACTTTTGTGGAAGAGGAGACCAGAAGTATCAAAAGTCTGCTCAGAGAAAGACCAACGCTGTCCCATAGAGAAGCACCAAGGCCCTTCTTTGTCTTTGGAGATTAATGTTCCAAAACAGTCCAGACAAGCAACCACCAGCACCTTGAGTGCCTAA